Sequence from the Candidatus Hepatoplasma crinochetorum Av genome:
GAAATGAAAATGATTTTGAGTATTTAGAAGATCCTCTTATGAAATTTAATTTACCAATAATAAATTTTGAATATTATGATAATTATGATAAAAAAACGCTTAATTGAAAATTATTTTTTAAGAAAATTTCTAAGCAAATGGAAGAATTGAAAGATAATGAAATAATAGTAGTTGGTTATTCTATCGGAGCAATAATTGCAATTTATTTAGAAAATTATTACCCAAATATAATTCAAGTTATATCAATCTATCCTGCTTTTAAAATTTATCTTTTTGATTGATTAAAAAGATTAAAAGATTTATATTTTAAAAGAAAAAGACTTAAGAAAAAAATTGGAAAAGAACGTTTTAATAAACTAAATGAAGCAGCAAAGAAAAATAAAATTGTTGAAAAGTATCCTGTAAAAATTACAAGAAATATTAATATTTTTCGTTCAAAACTTAGAAAAAAAATAAAAAATATTAATATTAATAAAACAACTTTAATTTTATCTGAAATAGATGAAATCGTTCATTATAAAAAAACATATAAATATATAAATAAATTTAATATAAGTGAGAAAATTATATTTTTTAATTTAAGTCATTATTCGGCAATGAAGGATGGACAAAATTTGCGTAATTTTATTATTAGTGAAATTAAAAGATTTAATTTTGATAAATAAAAAAACTAGCATATTACAATTATGAATAATATTGGTAAAATTAGTGAAAATGACAATAAAATAATTCATTATATATGAATAAAAAATAAAGATGATATTCCAGCAAGTCAAAAAAAAATAATGAATAAGACAATAAGTCTTAATAGTGAATTTTCAATAAAAATATGAGATTTAAATAATATTAATGATTTAAATATTAAAAGTAAGTATTTTAAAAAAGCAATTACTGAAAAAAAATGAGCTTTTGCTTCTGATTATTTAAGAGCAAAAATATTATATGAATATGGAGGTGTATATATTGATATAGATTTATATCCTTTAAAGAAATTAATTGAATTTCTTGAAGAAGAAGATGATTTTAATTTATTGATTGGTTTTGAATATAAATATCTTATTTCTACAGGTTTTATATGAGCAAAAGAAAAAAATAATTTAATTTTAAAAAAATTATTAGAACATTATGATTATTTTGATAATTTTAAAGAAGATAAAATTAAATTTATAGTAAATAATTATATTTGAACAAATATTTTAGTAGATGAATATAATTTAAAATTTGATGATAAAAAACAATATTTAAAAGATAAAACTTTAATTGTTGATCATAGATATTTTTCTTCGATAAAAAAAATAAGATTAGAAAGTTATTTTTTACATAAACATTTATTATCATGAAAAAAAAATGATTTTATGAAAAAAATAATGATGCAAATTTTAGCTTTTATACAAGAACATAAAATTTTAAATATTTTCCTTAAAATCGAAATTAAATTTAAATTAAGAAGAGTCAAGAATATATATAAATATTTAATAAAAAATGAACGATAAACTTAAAAGTAAAACATTTGGTGTTATTATTCCAATTTATAATACAAAAAAAGAATGATTTTTAAAAGCAATAGATTCTGCAATAAAATCATATTTTGCAGTTGATAAAGATTTTGAAATAATAATAATAGATAATGGTTCAGATAATAAAGATATATGAAAATATTTAAATGATAATTATAAAAAATACGATTTTATTAAATTAAAAAGATTTGATAAAAATGAAGGAAAACAAAAAGCAACAAAATATGGTTTTTATAATTTAAATGCAAAATATTTTCAAGTATTAGATTCTGATGATTGAATAGATTCTAATAAAATTAAAAATATTATTAATATTTTAAAAAAAGTAGATGGAGATATATTTTTTTTAAATTATTACTATTTTAATGATAAAAAGCAAACTATAAGAAAAGAAAGAAAAATTTATAAAAAATCTCCCCTTGATTATGTTAAATTAGAAAATATTCCAAGATCTTTTTGACATTTTAATGCAAATACAATATTTAATAAAAAATTTATGATTAATAATAATTTTAAATTTCCAGAAACTAAAATTTATTATGAGGATGCTTATATGAATATGTGGAATTTATCTAAAATAAGAAATCCTTATTTTATTAATGATTCTTTTTATTATTATCGAGTTAATATTGGAGGAACAAATTTATCATCAACTAATAAAATGTTTGAATATATTGATTATTTTGAAAAAATGTATCGAGAGACCATTAAATTAGATTTTTCTAATAAAATTACAAGGAAGAATATGATTAATCTTTCAAGTTTACAATTTTTAACATTGTCATTTTTTTGAACATCAAAGGAAAAATTCAATGTATCTCGTAAAAAAATAAAAATTTTAAAAAAAGAAATTAAAGAAAACAAAAATTTATATTATGCAAAAGGTTTAAAAAGACCGAGAGTAACAATTATTGGGGATTTACTTATATGAAATGGTTATTTGTTTTTTTTAATTAAACCCTTTTCAAAATTATTTATTAAATTTAGAAGATAAAAATATGGAAAAAAAAACACCTAATAAATATAATATTTGTTTAACTTATGGAACTTTTGATATGTTTCATTTTGGTCATCTTTCCCTTTTATTAAGATGTAAAAATCAATGTAATCAATTAATTGTTGGTGTTGCAACTGATAAATATAATAAATTTAAAAATAAAGAGTCATTTCAATCTGAAAATCAAAGATTTAATTTCATTAATATGCTTCCATTTGTAGATAAAACTATTTATGAACATAATTTTTCCACACAATGAAAAAAAGATTACAAGAAATATAAGGCAAATGCAATTATTATGGGTGATGATCATGTTGGAGAATTAGATTATTTAATTAAAGAGGGTCTTAATATTATTTATTTGAAGCGCACAACAGGAATATCCACAACAGATATTAAAGAAAAATTAAAATGCAAAAAATATTCTTTTTTTATTCAAGAAAAATGAATTGAAACTAAAAATATATTTAATAGAATTAATAAAAATATAAATAAGAATGATCATTTTTCAATTTTAGGAATAAGTAATAAGATTGAGGCACATTATGAA
This genomic interval carries:
- a CDS encoding glycosyltransferase family 32 protein; its protein translation is MNNIGKISENDNKIIHYIWIKNKDDIPASQKKIMNKTISLNSEFSIKIWDLNNINDLNIKSKYFKKAITEKKWAFASDYLRAKILYEYGGVYIDIDLYPLKKLIEFLEEEDDFNLLIGFEYKYLISTGFIWAKEKNNLILKKLLEHYDYFDNFKEDKIKFIVNNYIWTNILVDEYNLKFDDKKQYLKDKTLIVDHRYFSSIKKIRLESYFLHKHLLSWKKNDFMKKIMMQILAFIQEHKILNIFLKIEIKFKLRRVKNIYKYLIKNER
- a CDS encoding glycosyltransferase family 2 protein, which translates into the protein MNDKLKSKTFGVIIPIYNTKKEWFLKAIDSAIKSYFAVDKDFEIIIIDNGSDNKDIWKYLNDNYKKYDFIKLKRFDKNEGKQKATKYGFYNLNAKYFQVLDSDDWIDSNKIKNIINILKKVDGDIFFLNYYYFNDKKQTIRKERKIYKKSPLDYVKLENIPRSFWHFNANTIFNKKFMINNNFKFPETKIYYEDAYMNMWNLSKIRNPYFINDSFYYYRVNIGGTNLSSTNKMFEYIDYFEKMYRETIKLDFSNKITRKNMINLSSLQFLTLSFFWTSKEKFNVSRKKIKILKKEIKENKNLYYAKGLKRPRVTIIGDLLIWNGYLFFLIKPFSKLFIKFRR
- a CDS encoding alpha/beta fold hydrolase; this encodes MNKKKDNRVILLIHGFKRGNENDFEYLEDPLMKFNLPIINFEYYDNYDKKTLNWKLFFKKISKQMEELKDNEIIVVGYSIGAIIAIYLENYYPNIIQVISIYPAFKIYLFDWLKRLKDLYFKRKRLKKKIGKERFNKLNEAAKKNKIVEKYPVKITRNINIFRSKLRKKIKNININKTTLILSEIDEIVHYKKTYKYINKFNISEKIIFFNLSHYSAMKDGQNLRNFIISEIKRFNFDK
- a CDS encoding adenylyltransferase/cytidyltransferase family protein, with the translated sequence MEKKTPNKYNICLTYGTFDMFHFGHLSLLLRCKNQCNQLIVGVATDKYNKFKNKESFQSENQRFNFINMLPFVDKTIYEHNFSTQWKKDYKKYKANAIIMGDDHVGELDYLIKEGLNIIYLKRTTGISTTDIKEKLKCKKYSFFIQEKWIETKNIFNRINKNINKNDHFSILGISNKIEAHYELYQFWNNSKKVDLIFFFDDIEEINLLKRKINYWKKLKG